In Nitrobacteraceae bacterium AZCC 1564, the following proteins share a genomic window:
- a CDS encoding putative lipid-binding transport protein (Tim44 family) (product_source=COG4395; cleavage_site_network=SignalP-noTM; cog=COG4395; pfam=PF04280; smart=SM00978; superfamily=54427; transmembrane_helix_parts=Inside_1_11,TMhelix_12_31,Outside_32_95,TMhelix_96_118,Inside_119_122,TMhelix_123_145,Outside_146_318), which translates to MNFSQRMRAVKTLAVVAALAMPLMLAVSSSVDARPGGGGSMGSRGSRTFSAPPPTATAPNVAQPMQRSITQPGMKAPASTPAGGGFFNRPGLLGGLAAGFLGAGLLGMLFGGGLFGGLGSLSSIFGLIIQIGLIYLVVRLAMSWWQRRNAPAYANAAPPPNAAPDLGAQTNARNGFGFGLGSGSAPLEIKPDDYDTFERLLGEIQAAWSNEDVNKLHTLATPEMVSYFTEDLAANNQRGVVNKVSNVKLLQGDLAEAWREGQSEYATVALRYSLVDKTIERASGRIVEGSETPAEVTDVWTFVRRPGGAWELSAIQAT; encoded by the coding sequence ATGAATTTTTCGCAGCGCATGCGCGCCGTCAAAACCTTGGCCGTTGTTGCGGCTCTGGCGATGCCGTTGATGCTTGCCGTTTCGTCGTCTGTTGATGCCCGCCCGGGTGGCGGTGGGAGCATGGGATCACGTGGCTCGCGCACGTTTTCGGCGCCTCCGCCGACAGCGACGGCGCCTAACGTGGCGCAGCCGATGCAGCGCTCCATTACGCAGCCCGGCATGAAGGCTCCTGCCTCGACTCCGGCAGGCGGCGGCTTCTTTAATCGCCCTGGTCTGCTCGGTGGTCTCGCCGCGGGCTTCCTTGGCGCCGGCTTGCTCGGCATGCTGTTCGGTGGCGGATTGTTCGGCGGGCTTGGCAGCCTGTCGTCGATTTTCGGCCTGATCATTCAGATCGGTTTGATCTATCTGGTCGTGCGGTTGGCGATGTCGTGGTGGCAGCGCCGCAACGCTCCGGCGTATGCGAACGCTGCGCCTCCGCCCAATGCCGCCCCCGATCTCGGAGCGCAGACCAACGCGCGTAACGGATTTGGCTTCGGTCTTGGCTCCGGCAGCGCGCCGCTCGAAATCAAGCCGGACGACTATGACACGTTTGAACGTTTGCTCGGCGAAATTCAGGCGGCATGGTCGAACGAAGACGTCAACAAGCTGCACACGCTGGCAACGCCGGAGATGGTGTCGTATTTCACCGAAGACCTCGCGGCAAACAACCAGCGTGGTGTGGTCAACAAGGTCTCCAACGTGAAGCTCCTGCAGGGCGACCTCGCGGAAGCATGGCGTGAAGGCCAGAGCGAATATGCCACGGTGGCGTTGCGCTACTCGTTGGTGGACAAGACCATCGAGCGCGCCAGCGGCCGCATCGTTGAAGGCAGCGAAACGCCGGCCGAAGTGACGGATGTCTGGACCTTTGTGCGCCGTCCGGGCGGCGCATGGGAGCTTTCTGCCATCCAGGCGACCTAA
- a CDS encoding glutathione S-transferase (product_source=KO:K00799; cath_funfam=1.20.1050.10; cog=COG0625; ko=KO:K00799; pfam=PF14497; superfamily=47616,52833), with the protein MRYELYYWPSIQGRGEYVRLALEEAGADYVDVARRSTGKMMSLMNGRSPTPPFAPPFLKAGKLVIGQTANILLYLGSRHGLAPKTEAGKLWVHQLQLTVADFVAEIHDTHHPLGPTLYYEDQRPAAKRRTDEFWSERVSKFLGYFEQLIARSKGPYLNGRRICYVDLSVFQLIEGLRYAFPSRMKRFEGEGEVPRVLELRDCVAERPNIKAYLASDRRIPFNEDGIFRHYKALDR; encoded by the coding sequence ATGCGGTATGAGCTTTACTATTGGCCGTCCATCCAAGGGCGCGGCGAATATGTCCGTCTGGCGCTGGAGGAGGCGGGCGCCGACTATGTTGACGTCGCACGCCGCAGCACCGGCAAAATGATGTCGCTGATGAATGGGCGCTCGCCGACACCGCCATTCGCTCCGCCGTTTCTCAAGGCCGGTAAGCTGGTCATCGGGCAGACCGCCAACATCCTGTTGTATCTGGGATCAAGGCACGGTCTTGCGCCCAAGACGGAGGCGGGCAAGCTGTGGGTGCATCAACTGCAATTGACCGTCGCCGATTTCGTCGCGGAGATTCATGATACTCACCATCCGCTCGGGCCGACGCTTTATTACGAGGACCAGCGGCCGGCCGCGAAGCGGCGCACCGATGAATTCTGGAGCGAGCGGGTTTCGAAATTTCTCGGCTATTTCGAGCAGCTTATCGCGCGGAGCAAGGGGCCTTACCTCAACGGTCGCAGGATTTGCTACGTGGATCTCTCAGTCTTTCAACTGATCGAGGGACTCCGCTACGCGTTTCCGAGCCGCATGAAGCGTTTCGAGGGCGAGGGCGAGGTGCCCCGCGTGCTTGAACTGCGCGACTGTGTGGCGGAGCGACCGAACATCAAGGCCTATCTCGCTAGCGATCGTCGCATTCCATTCAATGAAGATGGCATCTTCCGTCACTACAAGGCACTGGACCGCTAG